AGACCCTTCTGGCGGAGGCGGTTGGGTTGATATCTCTGCTGATGGAGGCTCTATCGCTGGCGGCTGTCGTGGGTCTCTAACGCTCTTTTCAGGCGATGGAAAATCCGTATGGACAAGCAAAGACGCCAGTGGAGTCTATGCAGTTTCTATTTCAGCTGATGGTGAATATCTTGCTATTGGAACCTCATTCAGCGACGAGCTTATCTTCTTTTCTAAGAAAAGCAATAGGCCGCTTTGGAAATACCATGCAACATCGGATGTGCATGGCTTGTCGGTTTCTTCTGATGGCAGCCTCGTTGCTGCTGGCTCTCATTCTCCTGAAGAGATAGCCTACCTCTTTTCAAAGGAAAGCAATCTTCCCTTAACGAAACACAAGACGAGCCCCGATGCGCCAGTCTGGACTGCTGCAATGTCCAGAGATGGAAGATATAGTGTCTACGGATTGGACAGCGCAGATACCTACACTTCAATTTTTCTTTTCTCAAATGATAAAAATACTCCTCTAAAAACCTGGACAACGGATTGGTGGGTCCGCTCTGTAGACATATCCTCTAACGGCAAATACATCGTTGCTGGAAGCGGAGACCACAATGTGTATTTAATTGACAGGGATAACGACGAGCCACTATGGAAGTTTGAGGCTGGTGAAAGGGTCGGTTCTGTTTCTATCTCGCAAGATGGGAATTACATCGCTGCGGGAAGCAAGGATAAAAAGGTCTATCTCTTCTCTAAAGAAAGCAATGTTCCGTTATGGGGTTATAAAGCAGATTCCTGGGTCGATGCTGTTGCAGTCTCTGCCGATGGCAGCTATATTGTGGCTGGAACTGGCGCCACCAGCTATATGTCCGAAGGGCATCATCCAATCTATAATCCGGAAAAACGTATAAAAGAAGAGATTGAAGGCAATGGGGAAGGCGTTGGAAAAAATTCTGAAGGAGAAAAAGAAACTTTTGAAAAAGAAGCAATTTGCGGGGATGGGATTTGCGAAGGTGCAGAAACTTATGAACGTTGTCCAAATGATTGTTGCGGTGAAGACTGTAACCTTGTAGAGGATATTTCTGAAGGAGAGAATGACGGCAAAAAGGGAGACACCAAACAGGCAGACATTAAACGGGAGGGCATCGAACCAAACGAAGAGAAGAGTTTATTTGAGAAGATAATTGGGTTTTTCAGAGGACTGTTTGGAAAGTGAGAAAAATAATTTTAATGGTATTGATTTTCGCTATTTTGGTTAGTGGTTGCACTAAAGAAATTGAAGAATCAACCAAAGAAATATTAGTAAAAGAACTAAAGGAAGAAATAAAACCATCAGAACCTACTTATAAATACGTGACAGAAAAACCTACCGGCTGGTTTAGAACAGGACAGGAAGCGGATATTGTTTTGTATGCAACCGGATTTAACGAAAGTGGCGGTCCTCTAGTCTTGAATCATCCTAGTAAAGTTGCTACAGACGGTAAGAAATTGATTGTTTCTGACACATGGAATCACCGTGTTTTAATCTGGAATGAAATTCCTACAAAGACTGATCAAGCACCAGATTTAGTATTAGGGCAGCCTGATTTTAGTTCGAATATAGGAAAATTGGGAGCAAGTGGGATGAACTGGCCAATTGGTGTGGCAACAGATGGGGAGAGATTGTTGGTGGCAGACGCAAATAATGATAGGGTATTAATCTGGAGTGAATTTCCTACAAGTAATGGTCAGCCCGCAGATTTTGTTTTAGGAGCCCCTGATTTTGATAGTTGGTCGAGATATCTCGATTGGGAGGCCCAAAGGAAGAAAGAGCCAAGCACAAAAGACCCCAGAAAGGAGATTAACTGGCCATGGGACGTTTGGACCGATGGGAAAAGAGTGGCGATTGCAAGTACAACAGACAGCTCTGTTTTGATCTGGAATTCTTTTCCAGAAGAAAACAATCAGCCTGCTGATCTGATTTTAGGCCAGCCGGATTTTCAGACTCGCTTCAGAGACAAAAACGAACTAGTTAATTGGCCCATTCCTTTGGTTTCACTGATGACACCTAGAAGTATAACTTCTAATGGGGAATATCTAGCGATAGGAATGTATGGCGGATACGGGATGTACGTGTGGAAGAGCTTTCCAACGGAAAATGGCCAGCCTGCAGATTTTGTTACCTACCCAAAGCGTCTTCCAGATGAGCCGACTGGTATGGTGGCAGGTTTAACAATTGATAACGGCAAATTGTTTGTCACGAGTAGCCACCAGGTTTTTGTATGGAACAACTTGCCTATGGATGAAAACCAGAAAGAAGATTTTCGCATAGGAAAATTAGACCCGAGCTTAGAACGTGGCGGGCTGTCAGCACCCGAAGGTGTTGCTAGTGATGGACAAAGATTATTTGTGGCTGACACCTATCAAAATAGAGTCTTGATCTTTAATAAAGTTCCAGCCGAAGTGGATGCCAAATCAGATTTGATTTTAGGCCAGCCGGATTTTGGCATTGACATTTTCTCTTCAAAAAATAGTTTTCCTAACCCGTTTCCATATTCAAATGGCAAACAGCTTTTTGTGTGTTCTGGTTCACGCCTAGGGTTAGCAATTTACAGGCAGATTCCTGATGAAAGCAAAGCAAAAGCAGACATAGTCATATCAAATTGGAGCGGAGCAGAACTCGGTGATTGCGGACAAATAACAAGTGATGGAAAAAGGTTGATTATTGCTGCCAGGGGATCGGGTAAGATTTTAATTTGGAATAATATCCCGGAGAAGAATAATCAGTTACCTGATATTATCCTTGGGCAGACAACTGATTTATCACAATACAGACATGGGATAGGGAAGTATAGTTTCAATGGCCCTATGGGTGTTACAACTGATGGTACAAATCTATTTGTAAGCGACAGCGACAACAACCGCATTCTTGTCTGGAATCAAATACCAGTTGCTAATCAGGCCCTTCCAGATTTTGTTTTAGGCCAGCCAGATTTTGAAACGAATTCCGAAGGCGGTGCGCTTAACCAACTCTCACATCCAGTGCAGATATCTACTGATGGAAAAAAGTTGGTAGTTGCCGATCATTCCAATAACAGGGTATTGGTATGGAAGGAATTGCCCACAAGAAGCCAGCAGTCAGCAGATTTTGAAATAAAAATCATCAATCATTCAGAAAATATTGCTGACTTGCCACCAACTGCTAAGTTAAGCATGCCTGCAGGAGTTTATGCATATAACAATAGCCTGTTTGTTGCTGATGGAAATAATAGGGTGCTTATCTGGAATTCTTTCCCTGAGAATGGGCTAGAAGAGCCTGACATTGTTTTAGGCCAGCCGGATTTTGTAAGCCAATACAAAACTAATTCTAAAGATGGGCTTTTTATGCCACATTATCTTAGCTTTGATGGAAGCTATCTCTGGGTAGGAGAGATGAAATTTTCGAATAGGTTATTAAGGTTTAGTGTTGAAAAATGAAAATATTTGGAAAAACCTTGAAAGAATACATTTTGCCAATTTGGTATTATATAGTGGGAGCAGTTTTAGTGGTAGCGTTGCAATACTATGTGGCGCTGCATTTATCTGACAGGTTTCCTTTTGCCTTAAACTTAACCCAGGCTTTATGGGCCCTTATGGTGGCTTTGTCAGTAGTTAAGCTTACCGTGCTTTATGATTTTAATTTTAAGAATGTCCTGGTTTTGGGAGTTTTATATTCTTTTATCATCCACGGGCTCAAGGCCTTTGTCTTTAGGGTATTTTTATTCCCTTACTCAGACCCTACTGTTGAGCAATATATCCTGCATCTCTTAAACAGGTTTCTGTATGGAAGCTTTTTGGTTATGGTCATTGTTGTCGTTCTTGGGCTTCTCTTTATTCAGTTAAAGAATAATTCAGAAGTTAGAAAGGAAGCTCGGTGGCTATGAAATGAAAAAAATAATATCAGTTTTGCTTATTTTATCAATTTTTCTTATT
The window above is part of the Candidatus Nanoarchaeia archaeon genome. Proteins encoded here:
- a CDS encoding PQQ-binding-like beta-propeller repeat protein, with the translated sequence MKRISIFGILFLLLGPSLAFANFPPELTEGHAEPPVAAPGDLIVYQVTYIDEDGDAPEYVRIIFTGKEAREMRKISGDYKTGSVYEFSWKQDDSFDYRFEASDGKETAQLPWYGGTLAPVNIVSEKLESNKIYFFSRETNEPLWSYDIGKNQVQNAVISDDGSSIAVKTNDYIYFFSKDGDQPLWGHQCETGEEDPSGGGGWVDISADGGSIAGGCRGSLTLFSGDGKSVWTSKDASGVYAVSISADGEYLAIGTSFSDELIFFSKKSNRPLWKYHATSDVHGLSVSSDGSLVAAGSHSPEEIAYLFSKESNLPLTKHKTSPDAPVWTAAMSRDGRYSVYGLDSADTYTSIFLFSNDKNTPLKTWTTDWWVRSVDISSNGKYIVAGSGDHNVYLIDRDNDEPLWKFEAGERVGSVSISQDGNYIAAGSKDKKVYLFSKESNVPLWGYKADSWVDAVAVSADGSYIVAGTGATSYMSEGHHPIYNPEKRIKEEIEGNGEGVGKNSEGEKETFEKEAICGDGICEGAETYERCPNDCCGEDCNLVEDISEGENDGKKGDTKQADIKREGIEPNEEKSLFEKIIGFFRGLFGK